One window of Amaranthus tricolor cultivar Red isolate AtriRed21 chromosome 11, ASM2621246v1, whole genome shotgun sequence genomic DNA carries:
- the LOC130827724 gene encoding uncharacterized protein LOC130827724 translates to MQMLPTKFTLSTPNPKPSHYLSSINAISTLSLLPKLSSLSLIHNHLPPFSIIRMGGGPRTFPGGVSKWQWKRMQARKAKQLLKARLARERQIYEMRKRAELKAVVSNLERPWEVVQKDALKTSSSLFSVSADEQLKVLADRFQKPGGFDLWSENDGPQIFHTPDGNLPYSRFFPKGVVHSIKPYGQIDEGKGEKSSINRSLKDRNGKKLDNGGGKKDENLLGLKEGRRKMNSSSKSKGRSYDRRRNSEQVWEFRSSSNGGDDVYDMSLQGDGSYEFSDDDNGGKLGF, encoded by the coding sequence ATGCAAATGCTTCCCACAAAATTTACTCTTTCCACTCCAAACCCAAAACCATCCCACTATCTCTCCTCCATTAATGCAATCTCCACACTCTCTCTCCTCCCCAAACTCTCTTCCCTCTCTTTAATCCACAACCACCTTCCTCCGTTCAGCATCATCCGTATGGGTGGCGGTCCTAGAACTTTCCCAGGAGGCGTTTCAAAATGGCAATGGAAAAGAATGCAAGCCAGGAAAGCCAAACAACTCCTTAAAGCTCGTTTAGCTCGTGAACGTCAAATCTACGAAATGCGTAAACGAGCTGAACTTAAAGCTGTTGTTTCAAATCTTGAACGTCCATGGGAAGTTGTTCAAAAGGATGCTCTTAAAACTTCTTCTTCACTTTTCTCTGTTTCTGCTGACGAACAACTTAAGGTTTTAGCTGACCGATTTCAGAAACCTGGTGGTTTTGATTTGTGGTCTGAGAATGATGGGCCTCAGATTTTTCATACTCCTGATGGTAATTTGCCTTATTCTAGGTTTTTCCCTAAAGGGGTTGTTCATAGTATTAAGCCTTATGGTCAGATTGATGAAGGTAAAGGTGAAAAATCGAGTATTAATCGAAGCCTTAAGGATAGAAATGGGAAGAAATTGGATAATGGCGGTGGTAAAAAAGATGAGAATTTGTTGGGTTTGAAGgaaggaagaagaaagatgAACTCTTCTTCTAAGAGCAAGGGTCGTTCTTATGATAGAAGAAGGAACTCAGAACAAGTATGGGAATTTAGAAGTAGTTCTAATGGTGGAGATGATGTGTATGATATGAGTTTGCAAGGTGATGGTAGTTATGAGtttagtgatgatgataatggtggaaaattagggttttga
- the LOC130826650 gene encoding uncharacterized protein LOC130826650: MDVGQFVQSGRGKNKRSWTKFEEECLINGLLEMSADPSWKADGSFKGGFKNKLKEKLNEKFPGCGLKAIPHIESKIKWFKDKYNVLTEMFRTSGFSWDNEKNMIVCERQSYEEFCKQHRNAQGLWNVPFPFYDQLSVIFGADRATGVQSETFVEAVANQEKKTIELDKGGSDEDDEFDDNESVNQSKQSTPSEPSSKKAKKEKAPNEQGRKRKKPEVVDLTSSFNNMSSSFSNHMNEMNKHMSTIASAFSTTQLHEQAIMAREEVEKNQKKIWLVNCFA, encoded by the exons ATGGATGTTGGTCAATTTGTTCAAAGTGGAAGAGGGAAAAATAAGCGATCATGGACTAAATTTGAGGAAGAATGTTTGATTAATGGTTTGTTGGAGATGAGTGCCGATCCTTCATGGAAAGCTGATGGGAGTTTCAAAGGTGGTTTCAAGAATAAGTTAAAGGAGAAATTGAATGAGAAGTTTCCCGGGTGTGGGTTGAAAGCTATTCCCCATattgaatcaaaaatcaaatggtTTAAGGATAAGTATAATGTGCTAACTGAAATGTTTCGCACTTCTGGTTTTTCTTGGGATAATGAAAAGAATATGATTGTTTGTGAAAGGCAATCttatgaagaattttgtaag CAACACAGAAATGCTCAAGGATTATGGAATGTTCCTTTTCCATTTTATGATCAACTGTCAGTTATCTTTGGTGCCGATCGAGCTACTGGAGTGCAATCTGAGACTTTTGTCGAAGCTGTTGCCAATCAAGAGAAAAAGACCATTGAACTAGATAAGGGTGGtagtgatgaagatgatgaatttgatgataatGAGTCCGTCAACCAATCAAAACAATCAACTCCAAGTGAACCTTCTTCAAAGAAAGCCAAAAAAGAAAAGGCtccaaatgaacaaggaaggaaaagaaagaagcCGGAGGTTGTGGACTTAACTTCTTCTTTTAACAATATGTCTTCTAGCTTTTCAAATCATATGAATGAGATGAACAAGCACATGTCTACCATTGCAAGTGCCTTCTCTACTACACAACTACATGAGCAAGCTATCATGGCTCGTGAAGAAGttgagaaaaatcaaaaaaaaatttggttagTGAATTGCTTCGCATAG
- the LOC130827725 gene encoding ubiquitin-conjugating enzyme E2 34-like: protein MAEKACVKRLQKEFRALCKEPVPNIIARPSPNNILEWYYIFEGSEGTPFAGGFYYGRISFPPEYPFKPPSIRMTTPNGRFMTDTKICLSMSDFHPESWNPMWSVSSILTGLLSFMLDKSPTTGSVSTTAEEKQRLAKASLAFNCKIPTFRKLFPEYVEKYNQQREQAQSQASLVPPQDESSPFKSETSNNNRLETAANVENGDRRNNGRQSIPTWMLLLLLSIFGLVMSLPLLEH from the exons ATGGCTGAAAAAGCTTGTGTTAAGCGTCTTCAAAAAGAGTTTAGAGCACTCTGTAAA GAGCCAGTACCTAATATAATTGCTCGCCCCTCACCAAATAATATTCTTGAATGGT ATTATATATTCGAGGGAAGTGAAGGAACACCTTTTGCTG GTGGGTTTTATTATGGGAGGATCTCATTTCCACCAGAATATCCATTTAAGCCACCATCTATCAG GATGACGACTCCTAATGGACGGTTTATGACTGATACGAAGATATGTTTGTCTATGAGTGATT TTCATCCGGAGAGTTGGAATCCAATGTGGTCAGTATCAAG CATACTTACTGGGCTACTCTCATTTATG TTGGATAAAAGTCCTACTACAGGAAGTGTCTCAACAACTGCTGAGGAAAAACAACGTTTAGCAAAGGCTTCACTTGCTTTCAATTGTAAGAT CCCTACTTTCAGGAAATTGTTCCCAGAGTATGTTGAAAAGTACAATCAGCAACGTGAGCAAGCTCAGTCACAGGCATCGTTAGTGCCCCCACAAGATGAATCATCGCCTTTTAAATCGGAGACATCCAATAATAACAGGCTAGAAACAGCAGCGAACGTAGAAAATGGTGACAGGAGAAATAATGGGAGGCAATCCATCCCGACTTGGATGCTGTTGTTGCTCCTCTCAATATTTGGTTTAGTTATGAGTTTACCTTTGCTTGAACATTGA